The Carassius auratus strain Wakin chromosome 40, ASM336829v1, whole genome shotgun sequence genome has a segment encoding these proteins:
- the LOC113059039 gene encoding ribonuclease inhibitor-like, with protein sequence MGDCKMNLLSTVLRNPHFKLEKLGLRNCGITFEGCAALTSALKSNPGHLRVLDLAGNKLGDCVNLISSVLEDPPCKLQILWLCDCGITDEGCTALASALRSNPSHLRQLGLSGNELTGVGVKLLSDLKDDQHYELKAFFY encoded by the exons ATGGGAGATTGTAAAATGAATCTGCTCTCTACTGTACTGAGGAATCCTCACTTTAAACTGGAGAAACTGGG GTTGAGAAATTGTGGCATCACAtttgaaggttgtgctgctctgacttCGGCTCTTAAATCAAACCCTGGACACCTGAGAGTTCTGGATCTGGCTGGGAATAAACTAGGAGATTGTGTGAATCTGATCTCTTCTGTACTGGAAGATCCTCCCTGTAAACTACAGATACTGTG GTTGTGTGATTGTGGtatcacagatgaaggttgtactgctctggcttcagctctgagatcaaacccttcacacctgagaCAATTGGGTCTTTCAGGGAATGAACTAACAGGTGTTGGtgtgaagctgctttctgatCTAAAGGATGATCAACATTATGAACTGAAAGCATTTTTCTATt ga